In Vicingus serpentipes, the following are encoded in one genomic region:
- a CDS encoding tRNA-dihydrouridine synthase family protein, whose product MSFTLLSSPLQGFTDFRFRNTFNKYFGGIDTFYAPYIRLNGKLEIKPGYERDLLPKNNSVTDLIPQIMTNDAEEFLFVSKYVQSLGYKELNWNLGCPYPMVTKRGMGSGLICESTKIDNILYKVHQESDIIVSMKMRMGYDTPLEILDVFPVLDKYPIKNVAIHARIGKQLYRGGVDLDSFQKCLDNTTQKIYYNGDITSVEKFNELKNRFPSIDHWMIGRGLIADPFLPQMIKDNNLSYPENKGEVFGKFHDTLFNEYETALSGQSHVLIKMLHFWEYFSTTFSNPQKTLKKIKKAKSIPAYEGAVREILDQI is encoded by the coding sequence ATGAGTTTTACACTACTTTCATCTCCATTACAAGGGTTTACTGATTTTCGGTTTAGAAATACTTTTAATAAATATTTTGGAGGCATAGATACCTTTTATGCACCCTATATTCGTTTAAACGGCAAACTGGAAATTAAACCTGGTTACGAAAGAGATTTATTACCCAAAAACAATTCAGTTACAGATCTTATTCCACAAATAATGACAAACGATGCTGAAGAGTTTTTATTTGTTTCGAAATATGTACAGAGTTTAGGGTATAAAGAGCTAAATTGGAATTTAGGCTGTCCTTACCCAATGGTTACAAAAAGAGGTATGGGCTCGGGGTTAATTTGTGAGTCAACAAAAATTGATAACATTTTATATAAAGTACATCAAGAGTCAGATATAATTGTTTCTATGAAAATGCGAATGGGATATGATACTCCTTTAGAAATTTTAGATGTTTTTCCTGTGCTTGACAAATACCCGATAAAGAATGTTGCTATTCATGCTCGTATTGGTAAACAACTTTATAGGGGAGGTGTTGATTTAGATTCTTTTCAAAAATGTTTAGATAATACCACTCAAAAGATTTATTATAATGGAGACATTACTTCGGTTGAAAAATTTAATGAACTAAAAAATCGTTTTCCGAGTATTGATCACTGGATGATAGGAAGAGGTTTAATAGCAGATCCTTTTTTACCCCAAATGATTAAAGATAACAATCTAAGTTATCCGGAAAATAAAGGAGAGGTTTTTGGTAAATTTCATGATACTCTTTTTAATGAATATGAAACAGCATTGTCTGGGCAAAGTCATGTGTTGATAAAAATGCTACATTTTTGGGAGTACTTTTCTACAACATTTTCTAACCCTCAAAAAACATTAAAGAAAATAAAAAAAGCTAAAAGTATTCCTGCTTATGAAGGTGCTGTTCGAGAAATATTAGATCAGATTTAA
- the moaA gene encoding GTP 3',8-cyclase MoaA: MQKKNTIIDQFGRVHNYLRISLTERCNLRCTYCMPEEGIQLSEKENILTHEEIIYLAKEFVHLGVNKIRLTGGEPLVKKNIEKIIRELTALPIQLGITTNGILLDKYIDLFKESGVKDLNISLDTLDKDKFTEMTRRDYFDRVMRNIYQCILAGFNIKINAVLIKGQNDNEIIDFIEFTKHNKVSFRFIEFMPFDGNKWDNSKVVSLQEILDKVSLNFGSDQLIKLEDKKNDTTKNYRIKGYEGSFGVISTVTNPFCDSCNRIRLTANGRIKNCLFSNAETNLLDPLRKGKDIGPYILEAVYPKNKSRGGMLSDKDFQDKEKNTQNRAMISIGG, encoded by the coding sequence ATGCAGAAAAAAAATACAATAATAGATCAGTTTGGAAGAGTGCATAATTATTTGCGTATTTCTTTAACTGAACGTTGTAATTTGAGATGTACTTATTGTATGCCTGAAGAAGGTATTCAACTTTCAGAAAAAGAGAATATACTTACTCACGAAGAAATTATTTATTTGGCCAAGGAATTTGTGCATTTGGGTGTGAATAAGATTAGGCTCACTGGTGGTGAACCATTAGTGAAAAAGAACATTGAAAAAATTATTAGAGAATTAACAGCTTTGCCTATTCAATTAGGAATTACTACTAATGGTATTTTATTGGATAAGTACATCGATTTATTTAAAGAAAGTGGTGTAAAAGACTTAAATATTAGTTTAGATACTTTAGATAAAGATAAATTTACGGAGATGACTCGAAGAGATTACTTTGATAGAGTAATGCGAAACATCTATCAATGTATTTTAGCTGGTTTTAATATTAAAATTAATGCTGTGCTTATCAAAGGACAAAACGATAATGAGATTATTGATTTTATAGAATTTACTAAACATAATAAAGTCTCTTTTCGTTTTATAGAATTTATGCCTTTCGATGGAAATAAATGGGATAATTCTAAGGTGGTTTCTTTGCAAGAGATATTAGATAAAGTATCGTTAAATTTTGGTTCTGATCAATTGATAAAATTAGAAGACAAGAAAAACGATACAACTAAGAACTATCGCATAAAAGGATATGAAGGAAGCTTTGGTGTGATTAGTACGGTAACAAATCCATTTTGTGATAGTTGTAACCGAATACGCTTAACAGCAAATGGTAGAATTAAAAATTGTTTATTTTCTAATGCAGAAACTAATTTATTAGATCCATTGAGAAAAGGAAAAGATATAGGTCCATATATTCTAGAAGCAGTTTACCCTAAAAATAAATCACGTGGAGGAATGTTAAGTGATAAAGATTTTCAGGATAAAGAAAAAAATACTCAAAATAGAGCAATGATAAGTATTGGAGGATGA
- a CDS encoding molybdopterin molybdotransferase MoeA: MISVKEAKEILIANCCKSQLIEVSLFDSLNLFLAEDIFAPINVPSFNQSAMDGYAFKFSDIESKITIIDEIAAGDLRDVEIKKGEAVRIFTGAKVPESCDTVVMQELTVVESGQLSVKDVGLKIGGNIREEGHQINQGDLALEKGTKINPAAIGFLASLGVVSIKVHQKPRVTILATGNELVKTGNTLQKGQVYESNTLMLQSALNNLDIEAETVFLIDDFEETKSAINKALDNSDLLILSGGISVGDYDFVKPALEENDVEQLFYKVKQKPGKPLFFGKKNKKLVFALPGNPAAALNCFYLYVQPAINIQLGNPKPFLVKTTLPINQSYKKKSGRAEFLKAFSNGNNVNLLEGQGSDVLLSFAKANCLVFLSDEIDNIEKGDLVEVHMLPG; this comes from the coding sequence ATGATATCAGTTAAGGAAGCCAAAGAAATATTGATAGCTAATTGCTGTAAATCTCAGCTAATAGAAGTTAGTTTGTTTGATTCATTAAATTTATTTTTAGCGGAGGATATTTTTGCACCAATTAATGTTCCGAGTTTTAACCAAAGTGCAATGGATGGCTATGCTTTTAAGTTTTCTGATATTGAAAGCAAAATAACTATAATTGATGAAATAGCAGCTGGAGATTTAAGAGATGTTGAAATTAAAAAAGGAGAAGCTGTTCGAATTTTTACAGGTGCTAAAGTTCCAGAAAGTTGTGACACAGTTGTAATGCAAGAATTGACTGTAGTTGAGAGTGGGCAATTATCTGTGAAAGATGTAGGTTTGAAAATAGGTGGAAATATTCGTGAAGAGGGACATCAGATAAATCAAGGAGATTTAGCATTAGAAAAAGGAACTAAAATTAATCCTGCTGCAATTGGATTTTTAGCTTCTTTAGGAGTTGTTTCGATTAAAGTCCATCAAAAACCACGAGTTACTATTTTAGCAACTGGTAACGAATTAGTAAAAACTGGAAACACATTACAAAAAGGGCAGGTATATGAGTCTAATACGTTAATGCTTCAATCAGCTTTAAATAATTTAGATATTGAGGCCGAAACAGTTTTTTTAATAGATGATTTTGAAGAAACTAAATCTGCAATAAATAAAGCACTAGACAATTCTGATTTACTGATATTATCTGGAGGTATTTCAGTTGGTGATTATGACTTTGTAAAACCTGCTTTAGAAGAAAATGACGTAGAACAGTTATTTTATAAAGTAAAGCAAAAGCCAGGAAAACCTTTGTTTTTTGGTAAAAAAAATAAGAAGTTAGTTTTTGCATTGCCAGGTAATCCAGCAGCGGCATTAAATTGTTTTTACTTGTATGTTCAACCAGCAATAAACATTCAACTAGGCAATCCAAAACCATTTTTAGTAAAAACAACTCTACCCATTAATCAATCTTATAAAAAGAAAAGTGGCCGAGCTGAGTTTTTGAAAGCTTTTTCAAATGGTAATAATGTTAACTTATTAGAAGGACAAGGCTCTGATGTCTTATTGTCGTTTGCTAAAGCTAATTGTTTGGTTTTTTTATCAGATGAAATTGATAATATTGAAAAAGGAGATTTAGTAGAAGTTCATATGCTTCCTGGGTAA